From a region of the Mucilaginibacter auburnensis genome:
- the nadD gene encoding nicotinate (nicotinamide) nucleotide adenylyltransferase, which translates to MKIGLLFGSFNPIHIGHLIIANYLANHTNLDKVWLVVSPQNPLKKYGDLISTYDRLEMARLATDNAENIEVSDVELKLPQPSYTIDTLTHLKEKYPQHEFALIMGSDNLISLPKWKNYKLILRDHQIYVYPRPGYENAELASHPSVTITMTPQMELSATFIRKSIAEKKNVQFFVPDAVLKFIESKSLYRR; encoded by the coding sequence ATGAAAATAGGCTTGCTATTTGGTTCGTTTAATCCTATTCACATCGGGCATTTAATTATTGCTAATTATTTAGCCAACCATACCAATTTAGATAAAGTTTGGCTGGTGGTGTCTCCGCAAAATCCGCTAAAAAAATATGGCGACCTCATCAGCACTTACGACAGGCTGGAGATGGCACGTTTAGCCACGGATAACGCGGAGAATATTGAGGTAAGCGACGTGGAGTTAAAGCTTCCGCAGCCCTCCTATACCATTGATACACTCACTCATCTTAAGGAGAAATATCCACAACATGAATTTGCGCTGATTATGGGATCAGACAATCTGATATCGTTGCCCAAATGGAAAAATTATAAGCTTATACTTCGCGATCATCAAATATATGTGTACCCGCGTCCCGGATATGAAAATGCAGAACTGGCCTCTCACCCATCTGTAACTATCACCATGACCCCGCAAATGGAGCTGTCTGCTACATTTATACGTAAGTCCATAGCAGAGAAAAAGAACGTCCAATTTTTTGTTCCGGATGCGGTGTTGAAATTTATCGAGAGCAAAAGCTTGTATCGTAGATAA
- the gmk gene encoding guanylate kinase, with translation MTKEGKLIIFSAPSGAGKTTIVHHLLKKIPNLEFSISATTRQRRGDEVDKKDYYFISKEEFLHRIAKKQFVEFEEVYTGTFYGTLREEIERIWDSGKTVIFDIDVEGGLHLKRKYAEQALAIFVQPPSLEVLKQRLTGRGTDSAEKLQERFVKAEKELNYAPKFDIILKNYDLNTACAEAEKLVTDFINPLTP, from the coding sequence ATGACCAAAGAAGGTAAACTCATTATATTTTCAGCTCCATCGGGTGCAGGTAAAACAACCATCGTACACCATCTTTTAAAAAAGATACCCAACCTTGAATTTTCTATTTCTGCTACTACGCGCCAGCGTCGTGGAGATGAGGTAGACAAAAAAGACTATTACTTTATTAGCAAAGAAGAGTTTTTACACCGCATTGCAAAAAAACAGTTTGTAGAGTTTGAAGAGGTATACACAGGAACATTTTACGGTACGCTCAGAGAAGAGATTGAACGGATCTGGGATTCCGGCAAAACCGTGATCTTTGATATTGATGTTGAAGGCGGATTGCACCTTAAACGTAAATATGCCGAACAGGCGCTTGCCATTTTTGTGCAGCCGCCATCATTAGAGGTTTTAAAACAACGTTTGACCGGAAGAGGTACAGATAGTGCAGAAAAACTACAAGAACGCTTTGTAAAGGCGGAAAAGGAGTTGAATTATGCTCCTAAATTTGATATTATACTCAAAAATTACGATCTTAATACGGCTTGTGCCGAGGCAGAAAAGCTGGTAACTGATTTTATTAACCCCCTAACCCCCTGA
- the gmd gene encoding GDP-mannose 4,6-dehydratase: protein MKIALITGITGQDGAYLAEFLLKKGYFVHGVKRRSSLFNTDRIDHLYHDQHELGAKFKLHYGDLTDSTNLIRIIQETQPDEIYNLAAQSHVKVSFDTPEYTANADGIGTLRILEAVRLLGLTKKTRIYQASTSELYGLVQAVPQSETTPFYPRSPYAVAKMYGYWIIVNYREAYNMYACNGILFNHESPIRGETFVTRKITRAAAKIALGLQNCLYVGNLSAQRDWGHAKDYVEAMWLMLQQEKAEDFVVATGITTTVRDFIKMSFAELGVEVEFSGKDEYERGVIIDVDRDRAAELGLNQEALPMGQTIVKVDPRYFRPTDVDLLIGDATKAKQKLGWTPKYDLPALVKDMVISDLHLVEKDDYLQKGGFKTLNYFE, encoded by the coding sequence ATGAAAATAGCTTTAATCACGGGTATCACCGGTCAAGACGGTGCTTATCTGGCTGAATTTCTTTTAAAAAAAGGATATTTTGTCCACGGGGTTAAAAGAAGGTCTTCATTGTTTAATACTGATCGTATAGATCACTTATACCATGATCAGCATGAATTAGGTGCAAAATTCAAGCTGCATTACGGCGATCTTACCGACTCAACTAATCTCATTCGAATAATACAGGAAACTCAACCCGACGAGATCTATAACCTGGCTGCGCAAAGCCATGTTAAGGTTAGTTTTGATACACCTGAATATACAGCCAATGCAGACGGAATTGGCACTTTGCGTATTCTTGAAGCAGTGCGTTTGCTCGGCTTAACAAAAAAAACACGCATTTATCAGGCGTCAACGTCTGAGTTATATGGTTTGGTACAGGCTGTACCACAAAGTGAAACCACTCCATTTTATCCACGCTCTCCCTATGCTGTTGCTAAAATGTATGGCTATTGGATAATAGTCAACTATCGCGAAGCATATAATATGTATGCCTGCAATGGCATATTATTTAACCATGAAAGCCCCATCAGAGGCGAAACATTCGTCACCCGTAAAATTACCAGAGCTGCCGCTAAAATTGCCTTGGGCCTTCAAAACTGTCTTTATGTGGGTAACCTGTCAGCACAGCGTGATTGGGGGCATGCTAAAGATTACGTTGAAGCCATGTGGCTGATGTTACAACAGGAAAAGGCAGAAGACTTCGTAGTAGCAACCGGTATTACCACAACAGTAAGAGATTTTATAAAAATGAGTTTTGCTGAGTTGGGTGTAGAAGTAGAATTTAGCGGCAAGGACGAGTATGAACGAGGCGTTATTATTGATGTGGACAGAGACAGGGCCGCAGAACTCGGCCTTAACCAGGAGGCGTTGCCAATGGGGCAAACTATCGTTAAAGTTGATCCAAGGTATTTCAGGCCAACAGACGTTGATCTGTTAATTGGCGATGCCACTAAAGCCAAACAAAAGTTAGGTTGGACACCTAAATATGATCTGCCTGCATTGGTGAAGGATATGGTAATATCTGACCTACACTTAGTCGAAAAAGACGATTACCTGCAAAAAGGTGGTTTTAAAACTTTAAATTATTTTGAATAG
- a CDS encoding gliding motility protein RemB — MKRIYLSIILLTLIVTVTKAQVQYQPYSYQFYQKFNADAYSTKTRFHTSLKPFLIDDSVLQRRYQELINYGKDTTVKHSWVHRKIFNEHLIEVNDKEYTFFADYLTDITAGRDISGKKSVWRNTRGFQLGGTIGKNFYFYSAGYENQAVFPDYYRQYIDQVGVVPGQAFDRSFSEKDEKDWSNVIALVSYTPAKFLNVTLGHDRNFIGDGYRSQLLSDNASPYPFLKLTGSLGNVKYMTMWAYMTDPASPQVSYVNGYRKKWGAFHYLDWSVTNRLSLGFFESIIWAERDGDGNYRGFDFNYANPIIFLRPAEASIGSPDNALIGFTGKYKLTDGIAAYGQFILDEFESKSFFSNPGSSRNKYAFQIGVRGANLFKVKNLNYLVEYNSARPYTYSEQTSLTNYSQQGESLAHPFGANYRETVGLLNYSYKRFDFSGQVNYARYGLDVDATNYGKDIFKSYVYPAKANGNFIGQGLATDMIYLNGRVAYILNPKYNLRLEAGLTFRSEKNTLFNDKTTMVVFALRSSFRHLYEDISRYRAY; from the coding sequence ATGAAAAGAATTTACCTGAGCATAATTTTACTGACCTTAATAGTAACCGTAACTAAAGCGCAGGTGCAATACCAGCCTTATTCTTACCAGTTCTATCAAAAATTTAACGCAGATGCTTATTCTACAAAAACGCGTTTTCATACTTCGTTAAAGCCCTTTTTAATAGATGATAGCGTTTTACAGCGCAGGTATCAGGAGTTGATCAACTACGGGAAAGATACAACGGTTAAACATAGTTGGGTGCACAGAAAAATTTTTAATGAGCATTTAATAGAAGTAAACGATAAGGAGTACACTTTTTTTGCAGATTACCTTACTGATATTACTGCCGGCAGAGACATATCCGGCAAAAAGAGCGTTTGGCGTAATACACGCGGCTTTCAGTTAGGCGGGACTATAGGTAAAAACTTTTATTTCTACTCTGCCGGTTATGAAAACCAGGCTGTATTTCCTGATTACTATCGTCAGTATATTGACCAGGTTGGCGTAGTTCCAGGCCAGGCATTTGATCGTTCGTTTTCAGAGAAAGATGAGAAAGATTGGTCTAACGTAATAGCATTAGTATCATACACGCCGGCAAAATTTTTGAATGTTACGCTGGGTCATGACAGAAACTTTATTGGTGATGGCTATCGTTCGCAATTGTTGTCAGATAACGCTTCTCCTTATCCTTTTTTGAAGCTTACGGGAAGTTTGGGTAATGTTAAGTACATGACCATGTGGGCTTATATGACCGATCCGGCTTCGCCACAGGTATCATATGTGAATGGCTACCGTAAAAAGTGGGGTGCGTTTCACTACCTGGATTGGAGCGTGACCAATCGCTTATCCTTAGGATTTTTTGAATCTATTATATGGGCTGAACGCGATGGTGATGGCAATTACAGAGGTTTTGATTTTAACTACGCTAATCCTATTATTTTCCTGCGCCCTGCAGAGGCATCTATTGGTTCGCCTGATAATGCTTTGATCGGTTTTACAGGTAAATATAAATTAACAGACGGTATAGCAGCTTACGGGCAATTTATATTAGACGAATTTGAAAGTAAAAGCTTTTTTTCCAATCCCGGAAGTTCGCGTAACAAGTATGCATTTCAAATAGGCGTACGAGGCGCTAATCTTTTCAAAGTAAAGAACCTGAACTATCTGGTTGAATATAATTCTGCACGACCATATACTTATTCTGAACAAACATCACTTACCAATTACAGCCAGCAAGGCGAATCTTTAGCGCATCCGTTTGGAGCCAATTACCGGGAAACAGTAGGGCTTTTAAACTACAGCTATAAACGATTTGACTTTAGTGGCCAGGTAAATTATGCCCGATACGGACTTGATGTAGATGCTACTAATTATGGTAAAGACATATTTAAAAGCTATGTATATCCTGCTAAAGCTAATGGTAATTTCATCGGTCAGGGTTTAGCTACTGATATGATCTATCTGAATGGCAGAGTAGCCTATATACTAAACCCTAAGTATAACCTACGCTTAGAGGCAGGGCTTACTTTTAGAAGTGAAAAGAATACGCTGTTCAATGATAAAACTACAATGGTGGTGTTTGCACTGCGTAGCTCTTTCCGCCATTTATATGAAGACATATCGCGATACAGAGCTTATTGA
- a CDS encoding IPExxxVDY family protein, with translation MNRKFLKFELDLDFVLIAVTASLKDYRACYLINKHLNFNFVRVDDLVVDNLNGGNTRAYFSLFTCCWEASETDFYFIANRGNEGYLVPEMRKVDFFVLIKNYIDDADLDNMISALNKIPEIVTALKIDPKKIKSRENLLF, from the coding sequence TTGAACAGGAAATTTTTAAAGTTCGAGTTAGATCTGGATTTTGTTTTGATAGCCGTAACTGCCTCATTAAAAGACTACCGAGCGTGCTATCTCATCAATAAACACCTGAATTTTAATTTTGTTCGGGTTGATGACCTCGTTGTTGATAATTTAAATGGCGGCAATACACGTGCGTATTTTTCGTTATTTACCTGTTGTTGGGAAGCAAGTGAGACCGACTTTTATTTTATAGCTAACAGAGGTAACGAGGGTTACCTCGTACCCGAGATGCGCAAGGTTGATTTTTTTGTGTTGATCAAAAATTATATTGATGACGCTGATCTTGACAACATGATTTCGGCGCTAAATAAAATACCCGAAATTGTTACCGCATTAAAGATCGACCCAAAAAAGATAAAATCACGTGAAAATCTTCTATTTTAG
- a CDS encoding acyl carrier protein: MSDIASRVKAIIVEKLGVDESEVTPEASFTNDLGADSLDTVELIMEFEKEFNVAIPDDQAETIGTVGQAIAYLEKNVK; encoded by the coding sequence ATGTCTGATATCGCTTCAAGAGTAAAGGCTATTATCGTTGAAAAATTGGGTGTTGACGAAAGTGAAGTAACACCTGAGGCTAGCTTCACCAATGATCTTGGTGCTGACTCTTTAGACACCGTTGAACTCATCATGGAGTTTGAAAAAGAATTTAATGTGGCTATTCCTGATGATCAGGCAGAAACTATTGGTACTGTAGGTCAGGCCATTGCTTACCTTGAAAAAAACGTTAAATAA
- the rnc gene encoding ribonuclease III, protein MPVSRLYKLYLSPHKKYVKVLRNLLGFVPGNLLLYRLAFRHKSVAQNVKKGVKNSNERLEFLGDAVLGSVVAEVLFKLYPYEDEGFLTELRSKIVNRQNLNQLARKLGFEQLIEYDSRMLGPSRQGSLLGDAFEALVGAIYLDKGYNFTRDFLVNHIIKTHIDIHTLEQTETNFKSKLIEWCQRHGKDISFDLVENQVGESLKLFTVQASIDGQILGLGKEFSKKNAEKLAAEKACEALGI, encoded by the coding sequence ATGCCCGTTAGCCGTTTATATAAGCTCTATTTATCGCCTCATAAAAAATATGTTAAAGTTTTAAGAAATTTGCTCGGCTTTGTGCCGGGCAATTTGCTGTTATACAGGTTAGCTTTCAGGCACAAATCTGTTGCCCAAAACGTAAAAAAGGGGGTTAAAAACAGCAATGAGCGGCTTGAGTTTTTAGGTGACGCTGTTTTAGGCAGCGTGGTGGCCGAAGTGCTATTTAAACTTTACCCTTATGAAGACGAAGGCTTTTTAACAGAGCTTCGTTCAAAAATAGTAAACCGTCAAAATTTGAACCAGCTGGCCCGTAAACTGGGCTTTGAGCAACTGATAGAATATGATTCACGAATGCTTGGCCCCTCCCGCCAGGGTTCATTATTGGGTGATGCCTTTGAGGCACTGGTAGGTGCCATTTACCTTGACAAAGGCTATAACTTTACGCGCGATTTTTTGGTTAACCACATCATCAAAACGCATATTGATATACATACGCTTGAGCAAACCGAAACCAACTTTAAAAGTAAGTTAATTGAGTGGTGCCAGAGGCACGGTAAGGATATATCATTTGATCTGGTTGAAAATCAGGTTGGCGAAAGCTTGAAACTGTTTACTGTACAGGCAAGTATAGACGGGCAAATATTAGGGCTCGGCAAAGAATTCAGTAAAAAGAACGCCGAAAAGCTTGCAGCGGAAAAAGCTTGTGAAGCTCTGGGTATTTAA
- the fabF gene encoding beta-ketoacyl-ACP synthase II — MGFKRVVVTGLGALTPIGNSVPDYWNALINGVSGAAMIKSFDTEKFKTKFACEVKNFDADGFLGRKDARKLDPFVQYALYSTEEAVKDAGVDFEKLDTNRIGVIWGSGIGGLKTFLDEVVAFAKGDGTPRFNPFFIPKMIADIAPGHISIKYGLRGPNFTTVSACASSNNSLIDSFNYIRLGRANMFITGGSEAIINEAGIGGFNAMHALSVRNDDPATASRPFDLDRDGFVAGEGAGTIILEELEHAKARGAKIYAEMVGGGMSADAYHMTAPHPEGAGAALVMKAALNDAGLTPADIDYVNVHGTSTPIGDPQEIKAITDVFGEDIYRINISSTKSMTGHLLGAAGAVEAIASILALNHGMIPPTINHFTDDPSFDPKINFTFNQAQKRDVKIVQSNGFGFGGHNASVIFKKYEG, encoded by the coding sequence ATGGGGTTTAAAAGAGTAGTTGTAACCGGGCTTGGGGCACTCACTCCAATTGGCAATAGTGTTCCAGATTATTGGAACGCTTTGATCAATGGAGTGAGTGGCGCTGCTATGATCAAAAGTTTTGATACCGAAAAGTTCAAAACCAAGTTTGCATGTGAGGTAAAAAACTTTGATGCCGATGGTTTTTTAGGCAGAAAAGATGCTCGCAAGCTTGATCCGTTTGTACAGTACGCGCTTTACTCAACAGAAGAAGCTGTTAAAGATGCCGGAGTAGACTTTGAAAAATTAGATACCAACCGTATTGGTGTTATTTGGGGATCGGGTATTGGTGGTTTAAAAACCTTTTTAGATGAGGTTGTTGCCTTTGCAAAAGGTGATGGAACACCAAGGTTTAATCCTTTCTTTATCCCTAAAATGATAGCGGATATTGCTCCCGGCCATATCTCTATTAAATACGGATTACGTGGGCCAAACTTCACAACAGTATCGGCTTGCGCTTCTTCAAACAACTCGTTAATTGATTCATTCAATTACATTCGCCTTGGCCGCGCCAATATGTTTATTACCGGCGGGTCTGAGGCTATTATAAACGAGGCAGGTATAGGTGGTTTTAATGCTATGCATGCCCTGTCTGTACGTAACGATGATCCGGCTACGGCTTCTCGTCCGTTTGACCTTGACCGCGACGGCTTTGTTGCCGGCGAAGGTGCAGGTACCATTATTCTGGAAGAACTGGAGCATGCAAAAGCCCGCGGTGCGAAAATTTATGCCGAAATGGTTGGTGGTGGCATGAGTGCCGACGCGTACCACATGACAGCTCCGCATCCGGAAGGCGCCGGTGCTGCATTGGTTATGAAGGCCGCTTTAAACGATGCCGGATTAACACCTGCAGATATTGATTACGTAAACGTGCACGGAACGTCAACTCCAATTGGCGACCCGCAGGAAATAAAAGCTATTACTGATGTTTTCGGTGAAGATATTTACCGTATAAACATCAGCTCAACCAAATCAATGACAGGTCACCTTTTGGGTGCTGCCGGTGCGGTTGAAGCCATAGCTTCTATTTTAGCGCTAAACCATGGCATGATACCGCCAACTATCAACCACTTTACAGATGACCCATCATTTGATCCTAAAATAAACTTTACTTTTAATCAGGCCCAAAAGCGTGATGTGAAGATAGTTCAGAGCAACGGCTTTGGCTTTGGTGGTCACAATGCATCTGTGATATTTAAAAAATATGAAGGTTAA
- a CDS encoding YicC/YloC family endoribonuclease, with protein MIKSMTGYGIASFDTGNTKYTVEIKSLNSKFLELSLRLPKVFSEKEFQLRNDCSKQIERGKVNLSITTEQASATVKAAGINSVLLKHYLTQLQEVSAELGQPANNLLQLALGLPEVVKYDEETVSEEEWKIVENTFKQAMAEFQQFRKDEGDTLEKDVKYRIGIILDNLKQVEIEEPKRIPIIRERLNQFLGEAVGREAVDQNRFEQELIYYIDKLDITEEKLRLKTHCDYFIETLQNADANGKKLGFISQEIGREINTLGSKANDANIQKLVVGMKEELEKIKEQLLNVL; from the coding sequence ATGATAAAATCAATGACCGGGTATGGCATTGCCAGTTTTGACACAGGCAACACAAAATATACCGTCGAAATTAAGTCGCTTAACAGTAAGTTTCTTGAACTGAGTCTGCGCTTACCCAAAGTGTTTTCTGAAAAAGAGTTTCAGTTACGTAACGATTGCAGCAAGCAAATTGAACGCGGCAAAGTAAATCTTTCTATAACAACAGAACAAGCCAGCGCTACAGTTAAAGCAGCAGGTATCAATTCTGTTCTTCTTAAACATTATTTAACACAATTGCAGGAAGTTAGTGCCGAATTAGGGCAGCCTGCTAATAATCTTTTACAGTTAGCACTGGGCTTGCCGGAGGTTGTAAAGTACGACGAGGAAACTGTTTCGGAAGAAGAATGGAAAATTGTTGAAAATACTTTTAAACAGGCTATGGCTGAATTTCAGCAATTCCGTAAGGATGAAGGCGACACCCTGGAAAAAGATGTTAAATATCGTATAGGTATCATATTAGATAATCTGAAACAGGTTGAAATAGAAGAGCCCAAACGTATACCTATTATTCGCGAACGTTTAAATCAATTTTTAGGTGAGGCTGTTGGCCGTGAAGCTGTAGATCAAAATCGCTTTGAGCAGGAGTTGATCTACTACATTGACAAATTGGATATCACTGAGGAAAAACTTCGTTTAAAAACGCACTGCGATTACTTCATAGAAACATTGCAGAATGCGGATGCCAATGGCAAGAAACTGGGTTTTATTTCTCAGGAAATAGGCAGGGAAATAAACACACTCGGCTCAAAAGCTAATGATGCCAATATTCAAAAACTGGTAGTAGGCATGAAAGAGGAGCTGGAAAAAATAAAAGAACAATTACTTAATGTTTTATAG
- a CDS encoding DUF3109 family protein, which translates to MIEVGSVLVHEDVVKQNFVCNLNKCKGACCLEGDSGAPLEASELDILKEIYPKVKPYMTAKGINTIEREGTHVTDFEGDYTTPCVDTNKECAYVTWENGITKCAIEKAYEEGAVDWKKPISCHLYPIRITKYPEFDVLNYDRWSICSPACSFGDELKVSVHQFLKGPLIRKYGEEWYTELDEAAEYLKSSGL; encoded by the coding sequence ATGATTGAAGTAGGCAGCGTGCTGGTGCACGAAGATGTTGTTAAACAAAACTTTGTTTGCAACTTAAATAAATGTAAAGGTGCTTGCTGCCTTGAAGGAGACTCCGGTGCTCCGCTGGAAGCTTCTGAATTGGATATTTTAAAAGAAATATATCCTAAAGTAAAGCCTTATATGACGGCGAAAGGCATTAATACTATTGAGCGCGAAGGTACACATGTTACAGATTTTGAGGGTGATTATACTACACCTTGTGTTGATACCAATAAAGAGTGTGCTTATGTAACATGGGAAAATGGTATTACCAAGTGCGCTATTGAAAAGGCTTACGAAGAAGGTGCAGTTGATTGGAAGAAGCCTATATCATGTCATTTATATCCTATTCGTATAACTAAATACCCTGAATTTGATGTGCTGAACTATGACCGCTGGAGTATTTGCAGCCCCGCATGTAGTTTTGGCGACGAACTCAAAGTAAGTGTTCATCAATTTTTAAAAGGTCCGCTTATTAGAAAGTACGGTGAAGAATGGTACACTGAATTGGACGAAGCCGCTGAGTATTTAAAATCTTCGGGATTATAG
- the pyk gene encoding pyruvate kinase translates to MKLPYNRTKIVATMGPASSPKDVLLSMIKAGVNVCRLNFSHGKISDHKKVIDTIREINDEYKTNVAILADLQGPKIRIGLVKDGGINLINGTHINITTKECIGDDNQIYITYPEFPQDVQANEIILLDDGKLQMRVLETNKVDTVVCEVVHGGILTSRKGVNLPNTKVSIPSLTEDDLEHLHFVLDCDVDWIGLSFVRNAQDIVELKKIIAERGKAAGVIAKVEKPEAIDNIDAIIEVTDGVMVARGDLGVEMPLEEVPLLQKMIARKCRAASKPVIVATQMLESMITTPRPTRAEVNDVANSVLDGADAVMLSGETSVGEFPLIVIETMSKIIRNVEETGYPFNTGKADVDKADATYLADAICGSAVYLAEHTNAKGIVAMTSSGFTAYEIASYRPEAPTFTFTANKNLLTALSLVWGVRTFYYDKVESTDQTIKDCNDLLIAEKLLESGDVIVNTVSAPISRQGRTNTVKVSVID, encoded by the coding sequence ATGAAATTACCGTATAACCGCACCAAGATAGTTGCCACCATGGGGCCGGCATCTTCCCCTAAAGATGTTTTGTTGTCTATGATCAAAGCCGGCGTAAATGTTTGCCGTCTTAACTTCTCGCATGGAAAAATATCCGACCACAAAAAGGTGATTGATACCATTAGAGAGATAAATGATGAATATAAAACCAATGTTGCCATACTGGCCGATTTGCAAGGCCCTAAAATTCGCATCGGTCTTGTAAAAGATGGCGGTATAAACCTTATTAATGGTACACACATTAATATAACTACCAAAGAGTGCATTGGAGACGATAACCAGATCTATATTACTTACCCGGAGTTTCCTCAGGACGTACAGGCAAACGAAATAATTTTGCTTGACGATGGTAAGTTACAAATGCGCGTTTTAGAAACTAATAAAGTTGATACCGTTGTTTGCGAGGTTGTGCATGGCGGTATACTTACCTCGCGCAAGGGCGTTAACCTGCCTAATACAAAAGTTTCTATCCCGAGCTTAACCGAAGATGACCTGGAACACCTGCACTTTGTATTGGATTGTGATGTTGACTGGATAGGTCTTTCGTTCGTACGTAATGCGCAGGATATAGTTGAACTGAAAAAGATCATAGCTGAAAGAGGTAAAGCTGCCGGCGTTATTGCCAAGGTTGAGAAACCGGAAGCCATTGATAATATCGATGCTATAATTGAGGTTACAGATGGAGTAATGGTTGCGCGTGGCGACCTTGGTGTTGAGATGCCTTTGGAAGAAGTGCCTCTGTTACAAAAAATGATAGCCCGTAAATGCCGTGCCGCATCAAAACCGGTTATAGTTGCTACGCAAATGTTAGAATCAATGATCACTACGCCACGCCCAACCCGTGCTGAGGTGAATGACGTAGCTAACTCTGTGCTTGATGGTGCAGATGCGGTGATGCTGAGCGGGGAAACATCAGTTGGTGAGTTTCCGTTGATCGTTATCGAAACCATGTCAAAGATCATCCGTAACGTTGAAGAGACCGGTTATCCGTTTAACACAGGTAAAGCTGACGTTGATAAAGCTGACGCAACTTACCTGGCCGATGCTATTTGCGGCTCAGCAGTTTACTTAGCAGAGCACACCAATGCTAAAGGTATTGTGGCCATGACCTCATCGGGTTTTACTGCTTATGAGATTGCCAGCTACCGCCCTGAAGCACCAACATTTACTTTTACCGCTAACAAAAACTTGTTAACCGCACTGAGTTTAGTGTGGGGGGTACGCACTTTCTATTATGATAAAGTTGAAAGCACTGATCAAACTATTAAAGATTGTAACGATCTGTTAATTGCTGAGAAGTTATTGGAAAGTGGTGATGTTATTGTTAATACAGTATCTGCGCCAATATCTCGCCAAGGCCGTACCAATACGGTTAAGGTGTCGGTTATTGACTAA